From a region of the Mycolicibacterium sp. MU0050 genome:
- a CDS encoding universal stress protein, whose translation MSVSAKHAVLVGVDGSPSSNAAVDWAARTAAMRGLPLVMVHVIPEPKAALGVNVIRSPQVWQSLEREAKRVLAESRTIAEQATVGSGPLRIEVASISDPAVAALVRLSEEAELVVVGSRGLGRIPRRLLGSVSAGLAHHSHCPVAIVHDEKRGDMARLPVVVGIDGSPASEAATALAFEEASRRGVELIALHAWSDNLIIELPGNEWESAHPKAAEALAERLAGWQERYPDVSVRRVVVPDRPARRLIKHSQDAQLVVVGSRGRGGFTGMLLGSVSAAVAEAAHSPVIVARPAPAERS comes from the coding sequence ATGTCCGTTTCAGCCAAGCACGCCGTGCTCGTGGGGGTCGACGGTTCGCCGTCGTCGAACGCGGCGGTCGATTGGGCGGCCCGCACCGCCGCGATGCGGGGCCTGCCGCTGGTCATGGTCCATGTGATACCCGAGCCGAAGGCGGCGTTGGGGGTCAACGTGATTCGGTCTCCGCAGGTGTGGCAATCGCTGGAGCGGGAGGCAAAGCGGGTGCTGGCCGAGAGTCGCACGATCGCCGAGCAGGCGACCGTGGGGTCCGGCCCGCTTCGGATCGAGGTGGCGTCGATCTCGGACCCCGCCGTGGCCGCATTGGTGAGGTTGTCCGAGGAGGCCGAACTGGTGGTGGTCGGCTCCCGCGGACTCGGCCGGATTCCGCGTCGGCTGTTGGGCTCGGTGAGCGCCGGTCTGGCCCACCACTCCCATTGCCCGGTGGCGATCGTCCACGACGAAAAGCGGGGGGACATGGCGCGGCTGCCGGTGGTGGTCGGGATAGACGGATCACCCGCGTCGGAGGCGGCCACGGCGCTGGCGTTCGAGGAGGCGTCGCGGCGCGGCGTGGAATTGATTGCGCTGCACGCATGGTCGGACAACCTGATCATCGAGCTTCCCGGCAACGAGTGGGAGTCGGCACACCCGAAGGCGGCGGAGGCGTTGGCCGAGCGACTCGCGGGGTGGCAGGAGCGCTACCCGGACGTGTCGGTGCGCCGCGTGGTGGTTCCGGACCGCCCGGCCCGCCGCCTGATCAAGCATTCGCAGGACGCGCAGCTGGTGGTGGTCGGCAGCCGCGGCCGCGGCGGCTTCACCGGGATGCTGCTGGGCTCGGTCAGCGCCGCGGTGGCCGAAGCCGCGCATTCGCCGGTGATCGTGGCCCGCCCGGCGCCGGCCGAGCGGTCCTGA